The proteins below are encoded in one region of Scyliorhinus torazame isolate Kashiwa2021f chromosome 16, sScyTor2.1, whole genome shotgun sequence:
- the LOC140392611 gene encoding endoplasmic reticulum membrane protein complex subunit 7-like produces MGRAAATCASRLLCLLLALRLAAGSETEGGAGERFKIEGRAVVPGVRPQDWIHTARVLVEGEEHVGFFKTDGTFTVNDVPSGSYVVEIVTAAYHFGPVRVDITSKGKIRARHVNYLKASEVIRLPYPIQIKSSGPPPYFLKRETWGWTDFLMNPMVMMMVLPLLIILLLPKVVNTNDPEMRREMEQSMNMLNPNHKLPDVSEFMTRLFSSKSSKSGSGSKAGKSGALKRR; encoded by the coding sequence ATGGGCAGGGCAGCGGCGACATGCGCCTCCCGCCTCCTCTGTCTGCTGCTGGCCCTCCGGCTGGCCGCCGGCTCCGAAACGGAGGGCGGCGCCGGGGAGAGGTTCAAAATCGAGGGCCGGGCGGTGGTGCCCGGCGTCAGGCCGCAGGACTGGATCCACACCGCCCGGGTGCTGGTGGAGGGAGAGGAGCACGTCGGCTTCTTCAAGACAGATGGAACTTTCACTGTAAATGATGTTCCTTCTGGCTCATATGTGGTGGAAATAGTAACTGCGGCCTACCATTTTGGACCTGTGCGAGTTGATATAACCTCCAAAGGTAAAATCAGAGCAAGGCACGTGAACTACTTAAAGGCATCTGAAGTTATTAGATTACCATATCCCATACAAATCaaatcttctgggcctcctccataCTTCCTAAAGAGAGAAACATGGGGTTGGACAGACTTTCTCATGAATCCTATGGTCATGATGATGGTTCTTCCATTGCTAATCATCCTCCTGTTGCCTAAAGTGGTCAACACCAATGATCCTGAGATGAGGCGGGAGATGGAGCAATCCATGAACATGTTAAACCCGAACCACAAGTTGCCAGATGTTTCAGAGTTTATGACCCGCCTTTTCTCTTCCAAGTCATCTAAATCTGGAAGTGGTAGCAAGGCTGGCAAAAGTGGTGCTCTAAAGAGGAGGTAG